Proteins from a genomic interval of Hydrogenophaga sp. PAMC20947:
- a CDS encoding helix-turn-helix domain-containing protein has protein sequence MPKSTIVLLAAENSSPSVLYGLFDVLYSVGAVFLDMTAGKPGAESLDVKIVSKDGQPFRCVGEIGVEPHAAITEIHTADAVVVCDMYSPIDMAPIEQYPAFATWLQAMHGQGAIVASVCSGALVLAEAGLLNGREAATHWAYGALFAQHYPDIQLRKDSVLCLSAAKDRIVTAGGGTAWQDLALYLIARFCGHRQACETAKVHLLSGHEDGQLPFAAMNDQINDSDKVISQCQAWVAENFAQPNPVRLMAERAGLNIRTLSRRFRSATGQSPIGYVQCLRVEEAKRMLEDDKESIDGIGAAVGYDDSASFRRLFRRQVGLPPAAYRKKFAFIHSFDKAARG, from the coding sequence TTGCCCAAGTCGACCATCGTTCTGTTGGCCGCAGAAAATTCATCACCATCGGTTCTTTATGGGCTGTTTGACGTGCTGTATTCCGTGGGCGCGGTGTTTCTGGACATGACCGCTGGCAAGCCGGGGGCCGAATCCCTGGACGTCAAGATCGTTTCCAAAGATGGCCAGCCCTTCAGGTGCGTTGGAGAAATTGGGGTGGAACCCCATGCCGCCATAACCGAAATTCACACTGCAGATGCGGTGGTTGTCTGTGACATGTACAGCCCGATCGACATGGCGCCGATCGAACAATATCCAGCGTTCGCCACATGGCTGCAGGCCATGCACGGACAGGGAGCGATCGTGGCCTCGGTATGTTCCGGCGCGCTTGTGCTGGCAGAGGCCGGGCTTCTGAATGGGCGGGAAGCCGCAACACACTGGGCCTACGGAGCGCTTTTCGCGCAGCACTATCCGGACATCCAATTGCGCAAAGACAGCGTGCTCTGTCTGAGCGCCGCGAAAGACAGGATCGTCACCGCTGGCGGTGGCACGGCCTGGCAGGACCTGGCCCTTTACCTGATCGCGCGTTTCTGCGGCCACAGGCAAGCTTGCGAAACAGCCAAGGTGCACCTTCTTTCGGGTCACGAGGACGGGCAGCTTCCCTTTGCGGCCATGAACGACCAGATCAATGACTCTGACAAGGTGATTTCGCAATGCCAGGCCTGGGTAGCTGAGAACTTCGCCCAGCCCAATCCCGTGCGGCTCATGGCCGAACGCGCGGGTCTGAATATCCGCACCTTGTCGCGTCGCTTTCGCTCTGCAACAGGCCAATCCCCGATTGGCTACGTTCAGTGCCTTCGCGTCGAAGAAGCGAAGCGCATGCTTGAGGACGACAAGGAGTCGATCGACGGGATAGGTGCTGCGGTCGGCTATGACGACTCTGCGTCTTTTCGCCGGCTATTCCGGCGGCAGGTTGGCCTCCCCCCGGCGGCGTACCGAAAAAAATTTGCATTCATTCACTCCTTTGACAAAGCGGCGCGGGGCTGA
- a CDS encoding DUF6152 family protein, translating into MGASMGVALAHHGWRWTDDGQFELTARVEKATLGNPHGVLIMDAEGSKWEVEVGQPWRNEQAGLSDSMLAKGATLTIVGKRSADAKEQRMKAERIIIDGQKFDLYPERLPDGKK; encoded by the coding sequence ATGGGAGCCAGCATGGGAGTGGCCCTTGCTCACCATGGTTGGCGCTGGACGGACGATGGCCAGTTCGAGCTGACAGCCAGGGTCGAGAAGGCCACGCTGGGCAACCCGCACGGTGTGTTGATCATGGACGCGGAGGGTTCGAAATGGGAGGTCGAGGTGGGCCAGCCCTGGCGCAATGAGCAGGCCGGCTTGAGCGATTCAATGTTGGCAAAGGGCGCCACGTTGACGATTGTCGGCAAGCGTTCGGCCGATGCGAAGGAGCAGCGCATGAAGGCAGAGCGCATCATCATCGACGGGCAGAAGTTCGACCTTTATCCGGAACGCTTGCCGGACGGGAAGAAATAG
- a CDS encoding TetR/AcrR family transcriptional regulator, producing the protein MPWEKSFDEDEVVGKAMNVFWEKGYEPASMADLIASTGITRGSLYNAYGGKEALFIKALEKYDKDNRRALLAELEAVDDPVRAIAVLFDGLVAETVADTRKKGCFLVNTASDLATHGDEVNSLVRNGLRDFQAFFRRCIEVGQARQQIPLGIEPDATAKGLMAMVVAIRVLGRGVFDETSLKTIAEQAQRLLR; encoded by the coding sequence ATGCCCTGGGAAAAATCATTTGATGAAGACGAAGTCGTCGGCAAGGCGATGAACGTTTTTTGGGAGAAAGGCTATGAGCCCGCCTCCATGGCTGATTTGATCGCCAGCACCGGCATCACCCGAGGCAGTCTCTACAACGCTTACGGTGGCAAAGAGGCGCTGTTCATCAAGGCGCTGGAGAAGTACGACAAAGACAACCGACGCGCGCTGCTGGCCGAACTGGAAGCGGTGGACGATCCTGTGCGGGCCATCGCGGTACTCTTCGATGGTCTCGTGGCGGAAACCGTGGCTGACACCAGAAAAAAGGGCTGTTTCCTCGTGAACACCGCTTCTGATCTGGCCACGCACGGCGACGAAGTCAACAGCCTGGTGCGCAATGGGTTGCGTGATTTCCAAGCCTTCTTTCGCCGTTGCATCGAGGTGGGCCAGGCGCGCCAGCAAATCCCCTTGGGCATCGAGCCCGACGCCACGGCCAAGGGCCTGATGGCCATGGTGGTGGCCATTCGGGTGCTGGGGCGCGGCGTGTTCGATGAAACCTCGCTCAAGACCATTGCCGAACAGGCGCAACGCTTGTTGCGTTGA
- a CDS encoding carboxymuconolactone decarboxylase family protein, with the protein MTTFQLHDENTAPEGSKESLANSRKSFGMVPGLHAVMAEAPALLEAYKVVGELFQNSSLDKDELTVVWQTVNVEHACHYCVPAHTAIAKGMKVEDAITEALRNETALPNARLEALRTFTLSVVRDRGNVTDSGVQAFLDAGFTQGQILEVVLGVSMKVMSNYTNHLAKTPVDAAFEKFAWKTAS; encoded by the coding sequence ATGACCACATTTCAACTGCACGACGAAAACACCGCGCCCGAGGGCAGCAAAGAGAGCCTCGCCAATTCGAGGAAATCTTTCGGCATGGTGCCTGGCCTGCACGCGGTCATGGCCGAAGCCCCAGCCCTGCTGGAGGCCTACAAGGTGGTGGGTGAGCTGTTCCAGAATTCCAGCCTGGACAAAGACGAGCTCACCGTGGTCTGGCAAACGGTCAACGTGGAACACGCTTGCCACTACTGCGTGCCTGCGCACACGGCCATTGCCAAAGGCATGAAAGTGGAGGACGCCATCACGGAAGCGCTGCGCAATGAAACCGCGCTGCCCAACGCCCGCCTCGAAGCCTTGCGCACCTTCACCCTGAGCGTGGTGCGCGATCGCGGCAATGTCACGGATAGCGGTGTGCAAGCCTTTCTGGACGCGGGTTTCACCCAGGGCCAAATTCTGGAAGTGGTGCTGGGTGTGTCGATGAAGGTGATGTCCAACTACACCAACCACCTGGCCAAAACGCCTGTGGACGCGGCGTTCGAAAAATTCGCATGGAAGACGGCGTCCTGA
- a CDS encoding DsbA family oxidoreductase, with translation MTSTAPKLQIDIVSDVMCPWCVIGYRQLAAALEATGTPHEIRWHPFELNPNMPPEGQNIREHVAEKYGSTKEQSEASGVHMTQAGAEVGFEFRYADDKRMHNTFNTHQLLHWAEKQGRMHDLKMAFFTAHFTRGRNLSDNTVLADVAAEIGLDRAEALAVLADQRFATEVREAEQHWINQGIQGVPAVVFNRRHLVSGAQGVENFTSVLNQLAAMPEEAAPAP, from the coding sequence ATGACTTCAACTGCGCCCAAGCTGCAAATCGATATCGTCTCGGATGTGATGTGCCCCTGGTGTGTCATCGGCTACCGGCAGCTCGCTGCTGCGCTGGAGGCCACCGGTACCCCTCACGAAATTCGCTGGCACCCGTTTGAGCTGAATCCCAACATGCCTCCTGAAGGGCAGAATATTCGCGAGCATGTGGCCGAAAAATACGGATCGACGAAGGAGCAGTCGGAAGCCAGTGGCGTGCACATGACGCAGGCGGGCGCCGAGGTGGGCTTTGAGTTCCGCTATGCCGACGACAAGCGCATGCACAACACGTTCAACACGCACCAGCTCCTGCACTGGGCGGAAAAGCAAGGCCGCATGCACGACCTGAAGATGGCGTTCTTTACGGCCCACTTCACGCGCGGCCGCAACCTCTCCGACAACACGGTGTTGGCCGATGTGGCCGCCGAGATTGGGCTGGACCGGGCCGAAGCGCTCGCGGTGCTGGCCGATCAGCGCTTTGCCACCGAAGTGCGCGAAGCTGAGCAACATTGGATCAACCAGGGCATTCAAGGAGTGCCTGCGGTGGTCTTCAATCGGCGCCACCTGGTGAGCGGCGCGCAAGGGGTGGAGAACTTCACCAGTGTGCTGAATCAATTGGCTGCCATGCCGGAAGAAGCCGCACCCGCGCCCTGA
- a CDS encoding transglutaminase family protein — protein sequence MTQIRISHTTDYHYRTPVSLSMHRLMLRPRESRELQLMSHTLKVSPDATIAWAHDVSGNAVATASFTGKTDTLRIESTVELDLTGNPWPIFNIAATAINYPFFYSNDDRADLGALAIQQYLDPMGRLQKWARSFVRGPATDTLELLKAISNGVSEALQYEVRESEGTQTPNESLDRKKGSCRDFAILFAEAVRSLDIGARIVSGYLYDPQSTATGSSGSGSTHAWAEVYVPGAGWINFDPTNRSIGGFNLIPVAVARDITLLMPVSGSYVGAGDAFAGMEVEVLVT from the coding sequence GTGACCCAAATTCGCATCAGTCATACAACGGACTATCACTACCGCACACCTGTCAGCCTGAGCATGCATCGGCTGATGCTGCGCCCAAGAGAAAGCCGCGAACTGCAACTCATGTCGCACACCTTGAAGGTGTCTCCCGACGCAACGATTGCGTGGGCCCACGATGTCTCCGGCAATGCTGTCGCAACGGCCTCGTTCACCGGCAAGACCGATACATTGCGGATCGAAAGCACGGTCGAACTGGATCTCACCGGCAACCCCTGGCCGATCTTCAATATCGCGGCGACAGCCATCAACTACCCCTTCTTCTATTCGAACGATGATCGCGCTGATCTGGGCGCGCTCGCCATCCAGCAATACCTCGATCCGATGGGGCGCCTCCAGAAGTGGGCTCGATCGTTCGTGCGGGGCCCCGCAACCGACACGCTGGAATTGCTGAAGGCGATCAGCAACGGCGTGTCCGAGGCGTTGCAGTACGAGGTGCGTGAAAGCGAAGGCACCCAGACGCCGAACGAATCGCTCGACCGCAAGAAGGGTTCGTGCCGCGACTTCGCCATCCTGTTCGCCGAGGCGGTGCGCAGCCTGGACATAGGCGCCCGGATCGTGTCGGGCTACCTGTACGACCCCCAGAGCACCGCGACGGGTTCCTCAGGCTCCGGATCCACCCACGCGTGGGCCGAGGTCTATGTGCCTGGCGCTGGCTGGATCAACTTCGACCCGACCAACCGCAGCATCGGCGGGTTCAATCTGATTCCGGTCGCCGTTGCCCGCGACATCACCTTGTTGATGCCGGTGTCAGGCAGCTATGTGGGTGCGGGAGATGCGTTTGCGGGCATGGAGGTCGAAGTTCTGGTGACCTGA
- a CDS encoding homocysteine S-methyltransferase family protein, whose translation MSGDTWCAEANLTHPDIVCEVHRDYVKAGADMVIANTFATSALLFNALGRDDDLLAIDRAAVLLAQQAVAGQQVAVAGSISTMRPVVVGSDRTDKQQEWPEAEARALFARKANNLAAAGVDLIIMEMMRDVRYSLWATEAALATGLPVWVGIATERRADGELVGFSHPDELLDDVVRVLVATGPAHVSIMHSSPNDTGDAIEIVKRHWSGPMGAYPESGYFTMPEWKFVDIMSADDLVEYARVWRTQGVTAFGGCCGLGPHHVAALARQFGPD comes from the coding sequence ATGAGTGGCGACACCTGGTGCGCCGAGGCCAACCTGACCCATCCCGATATCGTTTGTGAGGTGCACCGCGACTATGTGAAGGCCGGAGCCGACATGGTGATTGCCAACACCTTTGCCACCAGTGCCTTGTTGTTCAACGCGCTGGGCCGTGACGATGATTTGCTGGCCATCGACCGCGCGGCGGTATTGTTGGCGCAGCAAGCCGTTGCGGGTCAACAGGTTGCGGTGGCGGGTTCGATTTCTACCATGCGCCCGGTGGTGGTGGGCTCGGACCGCACCGACAAACAGCAGGAATGGCCCGAAGCCGAGGCACGTGCGCTGTTTGCGCGCAAGGCCAACAACCTGGCGGCGGCGGGCGTGGATCTGATCATCATGGAAATGATGCGGGATGTGCGCTACTCGCTCTGGGCCACGGAGGCAGCGCTGGCCACAGGGCTGCCGGTCTGGGTGGGCATCGCGACCGAGCGCCGGGCCGATGGTGAGCTGGTGGGCTTCAGCCACCCTGATGAGTTGCTGGACGATGTGGTGCGTGTGCTGGTTGCCACAGGGCCTGCGCACGTCAGCATCATGCATTCGTCCCCCAATGACACGGGTGACGCAATCGAGATCGTCAAACGGCACTGGAGCGGGCCGATGGGCGCTTATCCCGAGAGCGGTTACTTCACGATGCCCGAGTGGAAATTCGTGGACATCATGTCCGCCGACGATCTGGTCGAATACGCCCGCGTTTGGCGCACCCAAGGAGTGACTGCTTTCGGAGGCTGCTGCGGACTGGGTCCGCATCACGTTGCTGCCTTGGCTCGCCAGTTTGGTCCGGATTGA
- a CDS encoding LysR substrate-binding domain-containing protein → MELRQLRYFVAIAESGSFSRAAEKVFVAQSALSHQIAQLEVELGTSLFHRSRRGIELTEAGQRFAPHAVSILRQTEEAAASARQTTDEPTGKVVFGIPHSASNALALPLLKAVRQRLPRVQLELTEELTGNLSQQLTTGQLNLAVLFDDGNLPEFEHTALLSERMYLIEPAQPGKKAPRRVTLQQALSRPLVLPASPHGVRPIIEAAALLAGLAAPQVEADISSISILRTSLLAGMGRTLLPVMPLKQEVEAGLLWASEIVDPPLERVLAICWSRHIPVSSASQAVMQLTRELVAQLCADKQWLGARQLVPSGSE, encoded by the coding sequence ATGGAACTTCGACAACTGCGCTACTTTGTGGCCATCGCTGAGAGCGGCTCCTTCTCCCGGGCTGCTGAGAAAGTGTTTGTGGCCCAGTCGGCCTTGAGCCACCAGATCGCCCAACTGGAGGTTGAGCTGGGCACCAGCCTGTTTCACCGCTCCAGACGCGGTATCGAGCTGACCGAGGCGGGGCAACGGTTTGCGCCCCATGCGGTGTCCATTCTTCGGCAAACCGAAGAGGCTGCGGCCAGCGCGCGCCAGACCACCGACGAACCCACAGGCAAGGTGGTTTTTGGCATTCCGCACAGCGCCTCCAACGCCCTGGCGCTGCCCCTGTTGAAGGCCGTGCGCCAACGCCTGCCCCGCGTGCAACTGGAGTTGACGGAAGAGCTCACCGGCAACCTCAGCCAGCAGCTCACCACAGGGCAGCTCAACCTGGCGGTGCTGTTTGACGACGGCAACCTGCCTGAGTTCGAGCACACGGCCCTGCTGAGCGAACGCATGTACCTGATCGAGCCGGCGCAACCAGGCAAAAAGGCGCCGCGGCGCGTCACCTTGCAGCAGGCGCTGAGCAGGCCGCTGGTGTTGCCCGCAAGCCCCCATGGGGTCAGGCCCATCATCGAGGCTGCGGCCTTGCTGGCCGGTCTGGCGGCGCCTCAGGTAGAGGCCGACATCAGTTCCATCAGCATCTTGCGCACCTCGCTGCTGGCGGGCATGGGGCGCACGTTGCTGCCGGTGATGCCCCTGAAGCAAGAGGTGGAAGCGGGCCTGCTGTGGGCATCAGAAATCGTGGATCCGCCGCTGGAGCGGGTACTGGCGATCTGCTGGTCGCGCCACATCCCTGTGTCGTCGGCGTCGCAGGCCGTGATGCAGCTGACGCGAGAACTGGTGGCCCAGCTGTGTGCCGACAAACAATGGCTTGGCGCAAGGCAGCTGGTGCCGTCTGGGAGCGAATGA
- a CDS encoding MarR family transcriptional regulator, which translates to MSQRPPRLVFLLNSAQRRLQQWIGLQQAATAGEGVSVPTAAQSGLLFILDKRDGASMGELAGALKLVPSALSGLVQRMEAIGWVLRRTCTEDARTQRVWLQAGGRGHLPSLKAGMVQINQQLAAGFTADELETVARWLSHVQSLSAETPEKGQKAAPVRKTGARLKIL; encoded by the coding sequence ATGTCCCAACGACCTCCGCGCCTGGTTTTCCTGCTCAACAGCGCCCAGCGGCGCCTGCAGCAGTGGATCGGGCTGCAGCAAGCGGCCACTGCGGGGGAGGGGGTCTCAGTGCCTACGGCGGCGCAGAGCGGCTTGCTGTTCATTCTGGATAAACGCGACGGTGCCTCGATGGGCGAGCTGGCGGGCGCGCTGAAGCTGGTGCCGTCTGCGCTCTCGGGTCTGGTGCAGCGCATGGAAGCCATCGGCTGGGTGTTGCGGCGCACCTGTACCGAAGATGCCCGCACGCAGCGTGTGTGGCTTCAAGCCGGCGGGCGCGGGCATCTGCCTTCGCTGAAGGCCGGCATGGTCCAGATCAACCAGCAACTCGCCGCTGGCTTCACCGCCGACGAACTGGAAACCGTGGCGCGATGGCTCAGCCATGTGCAAAGCTTGTCGGCTGAAACGCCTGAGAAGGGCCAAAAGGCTGCCCCCGTCAGAAAGACCGGTGCACGCCTGAAAATCCTTTGA
- a CDS encoding alpha/beta fold hydrolase: MLRVPSSSSSTSTDAFIRAVVPSESVVITCADGVRLQGQFIRASGGTPGLPVLLCLATGVRQRFYVRFAHWLAGQGHDVLVFDYRGIGLSLTGPLRECKATLSEWGQQDQVAALDWLVQRTRAEQVLLLGHSAGGQMLGLLPNHHRVAKVVGVAVSSGWFGGMPPVFGLVSRALLRVLLPLGIRFKGYAPCTALGLGENLPARVALEWGQWCAAGGCATNAVRHISGRDFHTDIRMPITVFHASDDNIATTRTVADLLRHYPAAPQQIYRLKPADVGLKAIGHLDWFRTSHAAVWPLLGAALKS; encoded by the coding sequence ATGCTAAGAGTCCCCTCTTCCTCTTCCTCTACCTCTACTGATGCGTTCATTCGTGCGGTCGTTCCCAGCGAGTCCGTTGTGATCACCTGTGCCGATGGCGTGCGCTTGCAAGGGCAGTTCATCCGTGCCAGCGGAGGCACACCGGGCTTGCCGGTGCTGTTGTGTCTCGCAACCGGCGTGCGGCAGCGCTTTTACGTGCGCTTCGCCCATTGGTTGGCAGGGCAGGGGCACGATGTGCTGGTGTTTGACTACCGTGGTATCGGCCTGTCGCTGACAGGCCCGCTCAGAGAGTGCAAGGCCACGCTGTCCGAGTGGGGTCAGCAAGACCAGGTGGCCGCCCTGGACTGGCTGGTGCAACGCACCCGAGCCGAGCAGGTCCTGCTGCTGGGGCACAGCGCAGGGGGGCAGATGCTGGGCCTGTTGCCCAACCACCACCGCGTCGCCAAAGTGGTGGGGGTGGCCGTGTCCAGCGGCTGGTTCGGTGGCATGCCACCGGTCTTTGGCCTGGTGTCCCGTGCTCTGTTACGGGTGCTGCTTCCGCTGGGTATCCGATTCAAAGGCTATGCACCGTGTACCGCCCTGGGGCTGGGCGAAAACCTGCCCGCCCGCGTGGCGCTGGAGTGGGGCCAGTGGTGTGCGGCGGGCGGCTGTGCCACCAATGCTGTTCGCCACATTTCCGGGCGCGATTTTCATACCGATATCCGCATGCCGATCACAGTGTTTCACGCCAGCGACGACAACATCGCGACGACCCGCACCGTGGCCGACCTGCTGCGCCACTACCCTGCGGCCCCGCAGCAAATCTATCGGTTGAAACCAGCCGATGTGGGGCTCAAGGCCATCGGGCATCTCGACTGGTTCCGCACCAGCCACGCAGCCGTTTGGCCCCTGCTGGGCGCAGCGCTGAAAAGCTGA
- a CDS encoding glutathione S-transferase: MIEVHHLTESRSRRITWMLEELGQPYEVITYHRDPQTRLAPPELQAIHPLGKAPVMRDGDQTLIESGAIVDYLIRTYGQGRFTPAIDTADYNRYVQFMHYAEGSAMLPLLLKLYVGRLGEAGAPLHPRISSEMSNHLGYLNAELEGRDFFVGNDLTGADVQLSFVAQIAVNNGGAEAYPNLARFVKAVEARPAYQRAVGRSGA; encoded by the coding sequence ATGATTGAAGTCCACCACCTCACCGAATCCCGTTCCCGCCGCATCACCTGGATGCTTGAAGAGTTGGGCCAGCCTTACGAAGTCATCACCTACCACCGCGATCCCCAGACCCGCCTGGCACCGCCGGAGCTCCAGGCCATCCACCCGCTGGGCAAAGCGCCCGTCATGCGCGATGGTGATCAAACCCTGATCGAGTCGGGCGCCATCGTCGACTACCTGATCCGCACCTATGGTCAAGGCCGCTTCACGCCCGCCATAGACACCGCCGACTACAACCGTTATGTGCAATTCATGCACTACGCCGAAGGCTCGGCCATGTTGCCCCTGTTGCTCAAGTTGTATGTGGGCCGCCTGGGTGAGGCGGGTGCGCCGCTGCACCCGCGCATTTCCAGCGAAATGAGCAACCACCTCGGCTACCTCAATGCCGAGCTGGAAGGGCGCGACTTTTTCGTGGGCAACGATCTCACGGGCGCCGACGTGCAGCTGTCATTTGTGGCGCAGATCGCCGTCAACAACGGCGGTGCAGAGGCCTATCCCAACCTGGCCCGTTTTGTGAAAGCCGTCGAAGCCCGCCCCGCGTACCAGCGAGCGGTGGGCCGCAGCGGCGCCTGA
- a CDS encoding single-stranded DNA-binding protein — MIDGLIAGRLMGDASRRVDKAGHTYTVARVLARNKADEEFIVNVIAFDAATGAALLALADGDALSIAGSLTPKVWTDKQGNHRPSLDLIAVQVMTAYDVGRKSAVAELPDIQDIP; from the coding sequence ATGATTGACGGATTGATCGCTGGCCGCCTGATGGGCGATGCTTCGCGCCGCGTGGACAAAGCGGGGCACACCTATACCGTGGCACGGGTCCTGGCCCGGAACAAGGCCGATGAAGAATTCATTGTGAACGTGATCGCGTTCGATGCGGCCACGGGCGCTGCATTGCTGGCGCTGGCCGATGGCGACGCGCTGTCGATCGCGGGCTCGCTCACCCCCAAGGTGTGGACCGACAAACAGGGCAACCACCGCCCGAGCCTGGACCTGATTGCCGTTCAGGTCATGACAGCCTATGACGTCGGGCGCAAATCTGCAGTGGCAGAGCTTCCTGATATCCAGGACATTCCCTGA
- a CDS encoding alkaline phosphatase D family protein has protein sequence MDRRLFLAQGALVGGAVVAPASQVWAQGTAPAVVTRDGMRPQMPHGIQSGDPKADGAVIWTRSDRPARLWLDWSTTASFANATRVRGPHMLEDTDFTGRVDLSGLPAGQDVFYRVVLQDLHNERVLSEAAQGHLRLPPAARAGRASRDVRFVWSGDTAGQGWGINEAWGGMKIYEQMRKTNPDFFLHSGDTIYADGPISAEVKLADGSLWNNVVTEEVSKVAETLNEYRGRYRYNLMDANVRRMAADVPQIWQWDDHEVVNNYSDSKDLSDDNRYTEKNVPLLVARATKAFHEYAPIRRTADVESERIYRHLPQGPLLDLFVVDMRSYRGPNTDNLQTAESDTTTFMGRPQVAWLLDGLKRSQSVWKVIAADMPIGLHVPDGKKWEAIANGENGGPKGRELEIAGLLRAIKQAGIQNVVWLTADVHYTAAHFYDPAKAQFNDFAPFWEFVSGPLNAGGFGPNAADGTFGLQVMYQKAPEAPNAPPSSGMQFFGQVDIDAKTRAMTVTLKDIAGASLYSKTLAPHRA, from the coding sequence ATGGATCGACGTCTTTTTCTGGCCCAAGGGGCTTTGGTGGGTGGTGCCGTGGTGGCCCCGGCCTCGCAGGTGTGGGCGCAGGGCACGGCGCCGGCTGTGGTGACCCGCGATGGCATGCGGCCACAAATGCCCCACGGCATTCAAAGCGGAGACCCCAAGGCCGATGGCGCCGTGATCTGGACCCGCAGTGACCGCCCGGCCCGTCTGTGGCTCGATTGGTCCACCACCGCCAGCTTCGCCAACGCCACCCGGGTGCGCGGCCCCCACATGCTTGAAGACACCGACTTCACCGGGCGTGTGGACCTGAGCGGCCTGCCTGCGGGACAGGACGTGTTTTACCGCGTGGTCTTGCAGGATTTGCACAACGAGCGGGTGCTGTCCGAAGCCGCGCAGGGGCATTTGCGCCTGCCGCCAGCGGCCAGGGCGGGTCGCGCCAGTCGCGATGTGCGCTTTGTGTGGAGTGGCGACACGGCCGGCCAGGGCTGGGGCATCAACGAGGCCTGGGGCGGGATGAAGATCTACGAGCAGATGCGCAAGACCAACCCCGACTTTTTCCTGCACAGCGGCGACACCATCTATGCCGATGGCCCGATCAGCGCGGAAGTGAAACTGGCCGACGGCAGCCTGTGGAACAACGTGGTGACCGAAGAGGTGAGCAAGGTGGCTGAAACCTTGAACGAGTACCGGGGCCGCTACCGCTACAACCTGATGGACGCCAATGTGCGCCGCATGGCCGCCGATGTGCCGCAGATCTGGCAGTGGGACGACCACGAGGTGGTCAACAATTACTCGGATTCCAAAGACCTGAGCGACGACAACCGTTACACGGAAAAGAACGTGCCTTTGCTGGTGGCGCGGGCCACCAAGGCTTTCCACGAGTACGCGCCCATCCGCCGCACCGCCGATGTGGAGTCGGAGCGGATCTACCGCCACCTGCCCCAGGGACCGCTGCTGGACCTGTTTGTGGTGGACATGCGCAGCTACCGTGGCCCCAATACCGACAACCTGCAGACCGCCGAGAGCGACACCACCACCTTCATGGGCCGCCCCCAAGTGGCCTGGCTGCTCGATGGCCTGAAACGCTCCCAGTCGGTCTGGAAAGTGATCGCGGCCGATATGCCGATTGGCCTGCATGTGCCCGATGGAAAGAAGTGGGAAGCCATTGCGAACGGTGAAAACGGTGGGCCCAAAGGCCGCGAGCTGGAGATCGCCGGATTGCTGCGCGCCATCAAGCAGGCTGGCATCCAGAACGTGGTCTGGCTGACGGCCGACGTGCACTACACCGCCGCCCACTTCTACGATCCCGCCAAAGCGCAGTTCAACGATTTCGCGCCCTTCTGGGAATTTGTGTCGGGCCCGCTCAATGCCGGGGGCTTTGGCCCCAACGCTGCCGATGGCACATTTGGCTTGCAGGTGATGTACCAGAAAGCCCCCGAAGCACCCAACGCCCCGCCCAGCAGCGGCATGCAGTTTTTTGGCCAGGTGGACATCGACGCCAAGACGCGCGCCATGACAGTGACCTTGAAAGACATCGCCGGTGCTTCGCTCTACAGCAAAACGTTGGCGCCACATCGGGCCTGA
- a CDS encoding uracil-DNA glycosylase family protein, translating into MSTGLSTGAPSPSLPALLQEVRACALCAPFLPLGPRPVLQAHEASRILIAGQAPGRKVHASGVPFDDASGERLRRWLGVSRDTFYDPCCCAILPMGFCYPGTGRSGDLPPRPECAPRWRSPLLAGMPQVQLTLVIGQYALAYHLPEHKGSLTDAVQNWRTHGAGVIPLPHPSPRNNGWLKHHPWFEVEVLPALREQVAAALA; encoded by the coding sequence ATGTCCACCGGTCTTTCTACAGGGGCGCCATCGCCCAGCCTGCCTGCCTTGTTGCAAGAGGTCAGGGCCTGTGCGCTTTGTGCCCCGTTTTTGCCATTGGGACCGCGCCCCGTGCTGCAAGCCCACGAAGCTTCTCGCATCCTGATCGCAGGCCAGGCGCCGGGCCGCAAGGTCCACGCTTCGGGCGTTCCCTTTGACGACGCCAGCGGTGAGCGCCTGCGCCGTTGGCTGGGTGTGTCCCGCGATACCTTCTACGATCCGTGCTGCTGCGCGATCTTGCCCATGGGCTTTTGTTATCCGGGCACCGGTCGGTCTGGCGATTTGCCGCCGCGCCCCGAATGCGCCCCCCGGTGGCGATCGCCTTTGCTGGCCGGCATGCCGCAGGTGCAGCTGACCTTGGTGATCGGGCAGTACGCTCTGGCGTATCACTTGCCTGAACACAAAGGCTCTTTGACCGACGCCGTGCAAAACTGGCGCACTCACGGCGCTGGGGTGATCCCCTTGCCGCACCCCAGCCCTCGCAACAATGGCTGGCTCAAGCACCACCCCTGGTTCGAGGTGGAGGTGTTGCCGGCATTGCGTGAGCAGGTCGCTGCTGCCTTGGCTTGA